Within the Eleginops maclovinus isolate JMC-PN-2008 ecotype Puerto Natales chromosome 5, JC_Emac_rtc_rv5, whole genome shotgun sequence genome, the region GTGACTGCACAGATGAGGTCGTCAGTTTTACTCTCGGTGTGACAGGTGGAGTTTCCTGAGTTGGCGGAATAAGATCACCGGCAGAGTCTGGTCTCTCTGTTACATTTTCACTGTCACGTCTTGATGGTTGTTCCTCCCAAGAATCACTCTCAGCAACAACAACGTGCGCGACTACTTTTCTCTCCACCTGTATCGAGGTTTGAGGGGGCTGTAGaacttctgctgtgtttgcacCATGTTTGATTGTATGGGTGGCCAGGTGGCCTGCTGTAGTGTTTTGCCAGGGCTGGTCAGACATACTAGGCCAGCGGTCAAAGATGTCTTGCAAACCAGGGCTGCAGTAAAAAGAGCTTTCAGGTGCATTTTGGACTTCTGGGtgttttaaaactgcattatCCAACAATACAGTATTCCTTTCAACTCTCTTTACTTGTGTCTTTCCATGCATACCATTATCACCCTTTTCATTCACCGTTTCCTGTCTCTTGCCTGGTTTATTGTCATCCTGTGCATAACTATGCTgttgatttgtgtgtttatggcCTTGATTATTACTGCCGTTTTCCTTGTCATGCTCATTTTGATTTGTGGTAGTTGTAGTAGAGGGTTGCGGCTGTATCTGACTGAGTTTGGGTTGGGATTCTGACAGCTGAACATTGTCTGCATTGGGTTGCTGAGCTTTTTGACGAGTGGCCCCTTgagctctctctgtgtgtttgagcaaGCTCTGCCTCTCCAGAAAGCGTTCGCCCACCAGCAGCGAGTCGCCCCACTCTGACAGGTTGAAGGATGACTCGCCCCATTGGACCGCTTCCTGATTTTCAGCCTGCTGATTTGCGAGAAGCTCACTGCGTCTTCGCTCCTGGATCGAAGGAAGAGGGTCTATGATCTCCTGGCCCACAGGCTCCTCTTCGTCTGATTCGTCGAGACCAGCCAGCAGAGAGCTGTCGTACAGGCTGTCAAACAGAAAGCTACTGCTCCTGTTAACACTCTCAGAGGAAGCCTTCATAACTTCATTATCTCCACCTGGACCAGGGGAattctgtaaaaacaatatttacatttttttaagccACTTGAACGTGTGTttataatgagaaaataacagCTGACTATAGATACTCACCTGGTTGCTGGAGTTAAGGATGAGCTCCATTTGACTATCTGTGATGGAAACATTGAATCTGGGATATGTATCTTCAGCGGCTTCAAGATTTCCCTcatttttgtcctgatccattttTACAGCTGCATTTACCACACCCTCTATCTTCTCTGTTTCTACTGTTTGACTCATACCTCTGTCATTCTCATCTCTCTGTTGGCATGCCGGTTGAACAATCATTCTTTCTGTCTGAGTATCCAATTCAAAGCTGTCACCGaaactctcctctcctcttttaaCATCTCCCTCTTCAGCTCTTGTGTCTCCTGCGTACAGCTCAGGAGATGAAAATGTATCTACCTCTCCTCTGTACATCCTTCTTCGCTTGGCCTCAGGAGAGAATAAGGGAACAGACGCAGGAGAGAGAATAAGGGGATTGTCTAACATATCTGCATctgaaggggaaaaaacaccAGGAGGGGTTTTCTCCAAGGGGTCAAGAGTACTAACTGCTGTGGTCGCCTGGCCTGCAGGCGCTGAGGGTATTGAGTGTGATATCTCTACAGGTGCTATGTTATTTTGTAGGTTTTTTTCCGTTTGTATAGAGTTGAGGACTTTGCTTAAGGCTCTCGAGTGCTTCAGTCTACATGGGTGCACAGGTGAGGCAGCAAGGCCTGTGGCACCATCTCTCTCTGATGTCCTTACAGGTACGATGTGTTGTTCTTCTACTCGGGATACTGGAGCTCTAAACCGAGGGGGAGGCATTGGGGAGGGAGTGGGCTGAGGACGTGGCATTGGTAGAGGCAGGGGGCTGGATACGATGTCAGCTAATTCCTGTGTCAGGCTCCTTTCAGGAACAGGACGGTTTGCCTGACGAGTCTCTGGTATGATTGAGACAATCTCTTTactcctctctccttcttttggctctgatttgttttgctctccCCCGCCTTGCTTTGGCCTTGTGTGCTCttgcctttctctctcctcttgaCCTTCCGATTCATTTGCTgttaatatgttttcatttgtctctCATCTTTTGTACCTTCACTTCTTTCCACTTGCACTCCATTAATCGTCTTGGTTTCGGGCTCTGTCCTGTTTAATTGTCTGTGCTCCTCTGGTTTTTTGTTTAGGCCTACTACCCTGTCTTGGAGCTTTGACCCCTGCTCTCCGTTGGCTGTTTCTTTATCTTCCTCCATTTTCCTTTCAGACATCCCATTCTcacgtttgtttttctcctcattCTCCTCTACATTTCTTTCAATAtctctacttttacttttctcaaTCTTCTTTCCTTgctggggatttttttttttgtcaatctGTGCTTCATGTGAGCTCAAATTTGATGCAGTTGAGGTGTCCGAGTCATCAGGGCTGTATTCGGCAGGAGCCCCAGGAGGAAGTGTTGTCGGGTCCCACTGAACTCCTAAGTGGGCCAGGTCTTCCTGAAGGAGGAGCCTCGCTTCGGACACAATCTCAATGGCGGCCTCTTGTTCCGTCAGGGCCCGACTACCGGTGACCCAGACGCAGCGGAGGCTCCGTCTCTCTGCTGCCTCCACCTCACTCTCATCCACTGCACGCTTAGAGCTTAGGAACAAAGACAGACCGTGAAAAAAATGGCTTTTCATATGGGGTCATGTTTCAGACAGATTAAAGCTGTTTGCTTATGCTACTGTTGCACATACTTTATGCAAGCTTAGGGCTTAAGAGGAGTGATGTGCCTGCTTCAATCGCCTtgaccttttcaaaataaaggtgtATTTTTAAAGTAGTGTTGTCAAGAGTAAAGCCTGTACAACACAAACATATCGAAATACTTGCCTGACTTAATGTCTTTACTATTCAACAGAGATGAAAAAGtgagttcattaaaaaaagatcaaagaaATACCAGCATTTGTAACTTTCcatttgataaacacatttaaatgtggaACATGGAGTAGGTTTTAGTTATTCCGTGTGataatgttcagtttttaaataatatgcatgtaaatgttaatggaaaacacatgcaaacaaacacacacctacctcTTAAATGGGATAGCATTCCTCAAAGCTTTCTCAACATCAGCTACAGTAGCCCTGGCTAGTTCAGCAACAGTACAGAGGCCTTGTGCGTACAGTGCTCTGGCTCTTGTGGCATTCAGGAGAGAAACCCTGACAAGGTCGACCAGCTCCCTCTGGACTCCAAAGCTAAGCCTGGTCTGGAACTGGGACAACAGCAGCTCCATGTTGTGCCAGCCCAGACGCTTGCAGAAAATTGTAACCATACCTGAAGGGATGGCAATGAGGTGGAGTGTTTCAGTGTATGAGTCATTGAAATACTAATGTAGCTTTGTGGTTCAGATTTTCTTTGAGTTTGCATTGATCATTGACAATAATTGACTCACACCCAAACAAAGTTTTCCCAAGCCACATTCAAAAACGCAACATCTGACTCTGTAATACACTAGGATCTCCTAAACCCTCTCACAGTAACTTGATGCAAGAATCATGGGCACTTTACGTGGCTCTGAAGGAAGAATATAGGTGCTGAAAGACCAGCTAATGGAATTAAGTCTATGCTGTATATATCCGTCAGTTTAAAGTGCTCCTGCTTCTTGCATCAAGTTAATGCCCTCCCTTTTTAATGTAAAGTTGTGTGTATAATTCAGAGTCGGCATATGCTACATGTCCGCTGTTGGAGATGCTCAGCATTACTCTTGAGCATGTACCTGCATATGTAGAAGCAGACTGCTGGAGAGACTGTAACTGCCCACGATTGCAGTTGTATTTGGAAGCCACTGTTCCCAAAGGCACCTCATTCACCAGCTCCTGTAGCACAATGGTGGTGAAAAACCTGCAAAGAGTTCAATAACGTTTTAGTTCAAATACAGAAAACCATGGGACTTTTGCCTATACCatgatataaaatgtgtttattattttacacaagTGCATTACCGTTTATGTATGGCCATCTGTCTACGCTGCTTCTCTGTCTTGGCGACAAGTTTGCCTGTGACAGATCTTGCGAGGAAGCCTTCCTGGATGCCCACCAGCTCTGCTACTCTCTTCATCGATGACGGGAGTAATTCCCACAGACATAAGAACTGGTACCAATCTATGGTAGTCCACTCTGCATACAATGGGGTGATCTGAGGGGAATTAGGACATAGAACTTGAAATACTGTGCATTTGAGAAGGGGATTTTTTTGGGTTGGTTTAAGATTAAGTTACTATAAGGAATATATGCCAGAGGGTTTAGGGATGATAGGTAGAGAATAAGGTTGACAAAAACAATATCTGTGCATGTGTACCAGATACAGAATGTGCAAGTCATTTTCCAGTACGAAGCCCTTCATAGCCCGCTGGAGATCTGCAAATATTCCCAGAGCCtcaggaggggagagggaggaggagagggtggcAGCACCTAGTTGGGTCGGACAGTACCGCTCCTCTAGGTATGGCAAAGACATCAGGAGAGGCATAGTATATTCATTTGAAAAGTGGTTAAGCTTTTACTCTGGTGTTACACTTTGTACACATATTCCAATCTGAAGAATGAAGGACACCTTAATTTCAATTTGTTGCTAAAAGTCTACTTTCATTGTATGTTCAGATATCAAGTACCTTGTCCGTCCTTCTGGATACTGATGAATTCGTTCTCCATCAGCCAGTCAACAGAGGCCTCAATAGCGCCTTTGTTAGTCTCTTCATTTGATTCTTTTTTGCCACCACATTTTATGCTGGCAGCCAGAAGTGAGCACAAAGCATATGACCTCACATCCTGTGGCGTGCTGGCGACACCTCCGACAATGATCTGCAAGTTTGGTTGGTtcaatttttacatttatagagGTTAACTAAATTGACTGTATATTAACGGTCTCCATAGGATGAGACACGTTTTATTTAAGAAGTATTTGTTCTGATCTAATTACAACCTATAAATAATTTCATAGGATGCCAAGTCCATTTAGATGTCAGCCATACCTCCAGGATGGCTCTCAGCATGCTGGTGGTGAcgccctctccctctcttctcacCAGGcagctgctgattggctgaagaGTACCCGTAAGGAGACTTATTCCTTTCTGACGCTCTACCTCCTTACACACCAGCACACTCTCGCCTAAAATAAGAAGAATAAAATGATGTGAGGCCAAAAAAGAGTTCTGTTTTAATTCACTTATATATCAATATTATGACTGAATGTTGTTgtctcattttgtttctctctgtcccttTGTTCTTCTTTACCTATAGTGTCTACTCCTTTTCTCCCTGCTCGTCCGGCCATCTGTTTGTACGTGAGCGGGTCCAACAAGTGTCCATTGAAGGTAGGGGTTCGAATGATGACCCTGCGAGCTGGGAGATTAACCCCTGACGAGAGGGTAGAGGTGGCAGCCAGGACTCTGACCGTGCACTGTCGAAAAGCACCCTCCAACACATCGCGCTCATCGAAAGTCAAACCTAAAGAGACACACTTTTAATTAGTTATATATTCAGAAAATAGAACCATTCATTTTGAAGTTTGTTGTGGTTAGTAAGAAGTTGTGTGAGTGGTTTTACCAGCGTGGTGGAAGGCCACCCCCCATGGCACAGTTTGATGGAGGATGGGGTCTAAACCAGCCGGAGTTCTTCTTAGCTGGGCTACAACATCCACTAATCCATCACGATCCAGACGCACTGCCTGAGGCTCTGCTTCGCCCTGACAATCTGAAAGGATGAGACCAGAAGCAAGATTTTATACACAAACAATATTTAGAACTTGACctcaatttaaaatatagaaatttcaaaatgtattttattattttgtaccaGCATTTCTGATGTTGTAGAATGCTCTGGCGATGCTGTCCGCCAATTTCTCACACCAGTTCTTCGAGGGACAGAACAGCAACACAGAGCGGCCCTCTCTCACAGTCTCATAGCACAAGCTCACTATGTGGTCATCATCGCCCTTTATGAATCACATTACACACAGTGCATGATTATATTACTGGTCAGAAAAGTAGGCATCATTCATGATAACACTCACATTGGATGATATCTGAACTACACTCTCAGTTACCTTAACGTGGAGTAAAGGAGTAAACTGCCGGACCACAGAGAGGCTCTTGTCATAGATGTTGCAGCCCACCTTGAAATGCTCCAGTAGGGGCACGGGTCTGTAGTCGGTCTGGTAAAGCTGTGCACCCAACCAGCTGGCAAGGAGCGAGAGGTTTGGCAAGGTGGCGCTCATACCTATGATCTGTACACCCTCAAAAAGAGATCTGCAGACAGAGAGGTACAGGTTGAAAGCAGAGGaactttcatttttaaacattggAGCTGTTAAACAAGACAAATGTagacaaaataaagtttaaaaaccCAGTGGTGTTCTGCTTCTGTGAAATGTAGCGGATTTTGGTTAAGAGCAGTTCCAGTAGGTATCCTCGTCCAGAATCTCCGACCATATGCAACTCATCCACCACAACCATACCTTATAGTATAGAAAAACACACGTTTCAAATGCATACTCTTAAGAAAACCCATAGTTATTACTGGTCTGTTACCTAGTAGACCCATATTGTCCTCTTCAATGAGTCTGTTAATGAGGGAATTGGCTTTTTCTATGGTGCAAACAGCCACATCCAGTTTTGCGAACCCTCCAGCAGGCGAGGTGCTGCCCATATATCCCTCCACACGAACTCCTGCCTCTTCAAAAACACTCTATGGGGACACAGATAAAAGTCTGTTCGATGgagataaatacacatttggacAACACAATTCCCTTAATAACATGCATGTAGTTTTCTTTCCATCTCTTCGTCACCTGAAGGTAGTGCATCTTCTCTTTGGCCACAGACACAAATGGAAGAATGAAGAGAGCTTTCCTTTTAGTCTCTAATACACGCTTCAACATCAGCAGCTCTGCGACCAGAGTTTTTCCAGCGCTGGTGGGGgctgaaaaagaagaaatatagaGCTGAAAATGACTGGCAACGGGAATCACTTTGTAGAGAGAGGTTCCGTTTCTTACCAGAGTATACCAGGTTTCCTCCCTGCAGCACCTGTCCAACAGTGAGGCACTGAGCCTGCCATTCGAACATGCGAGTCACTCCGTGTTTCTGGTAGCGCTCCAGGACAGGTTTTGGTAAGCCCCAACTGCATAAAAGCAGCTTCTCAGCTTGTCCCGCGGGAGCACACAAAGCAATGCCTACAGAAGAAGTTAAAAAAACGTCCTTTACATGTAGTATTTAATCAGACGTCTTTAGTACTGTGACACATTGTGTTTTTAGGAGAGCAAATTGGATTTTATATGGGAAAGATACATCTTATTTCAGAGTGAAGGTTGAGACTGCGGAGATGTCTTTGGTTGTGAATGGGGTATTGAGTTCTGACTGTTAGTGTTTAAAAGTAGCAGTAAGTTAATTCTTTACATGTCCATTTTTTGAGTTTTTGGCAGGTGAAGTTGACGGCCCCTCAAGTGCACTAGTAGCCGCTATGTCCTGGCTCTTTTTGTCTTGACACACTGTGCTATATTAATTATTGTCCTTTTTGTATCAACTATACCTTTAGGAACTATTTAAGTGTTCTGCTCATTTAGCTAATTCCAACATTGAATATTGAACCAAtgacaaaatgttatttcaacGCCCCAAGAGGTGGTCCCCGTCCCTTATATAGAAACTGTGTGCCAAACACAGCGATTGGCAGTCAGCTTAATAGTTTAATCCAGCCAAaatcaacaacacagagaaacagaaacaaatatgaacccTAAAAAATGGTTTTAGGAGTGCACACCACCTGGCGGAGGTAAAGTGTCACTCAAAGTAGTGAGGTCTAAGCCACTGGGGATGGTGAGCACAGATGCAGAGTGATCCTGTAATGACTGCTGGAGTTTGGCTTTCTTCATGGCAGCTGCGAGGTGGGAGGGGCTGAACAAGATGTAGTCCCTGGAGACATCCGGTGGTGGATCAGCATTCATATTCGACCCATTTTTGTCGTTGCTACCAGGAGAGTTTTTTCTTCTGTGAGTGAGTGTCTGCctactgaaacacacaaagtAAGACAATCATTTGtcaacagaaaaggaaagagctGGATAATTGAAACTAAAGACAAAATGGAAGTTAAAACTCACTTTGTGGAGCTGCCTACTTGCcgactgttttttatttcttgacCGGAAAGCCCATTGATGCAGGCAGAAGCTGGGGGTGGCTTGGTATTGTCTGGGCCCCTCTGTCTATGCTCCGCTTCCTCAGAGTCCTCGCTGAACAGAAGCCGCTGTGCAAGATTTTTGCAGTCAGCTCTCCATCCTGGTCTATTAGATTCAACACCACGCTCACACACTCTTTCCTTGGTGCTGGGGGCTCTGTGGGGTAAGATAGTACCTGTGGAATTAGGTGCTCTGTCAGCCCATAAAGGGGCCAATGCAGCTGATGATGCTGCCTCTTCCTGTGCATTTCTGTTTACTGTTGTTGGACATGCAGCGGTAACAGCAGGCTTCACGGGGTCTACAGCATCCAACACCTGCAGCATCTCTTCATCTAAAGCCAAAGTGGATTCCCCAAGTGGAAACCCT harbors:
- the polq gene encoding LOW QUALITY PROTEIN: DNA polymerase theta (The sequence of the model RefSeq protein was modified relative to this genomic sequence to represent the inferred CDS: inserted 1 base in 1 codon; substituted 1 base at 1 genomic stop codon), which gives rise to MSKSDPSLKKKSYMGQHQIKKKSFQAPDEPPDGDTLLQKTHYQSSKTNTSRDSHTDRGAGFPLGESTLALDEEMLQVLDAVDPVKPAVTAACPTTVNRNAQEEAASSAALAPLWADRAPNSTGTILPHRAPSTKERVCERGVESNRPGWRADCKNLAQRLLFSEDSEEAEHRQRGPDNTKPPPASACINGLSGQEIKNSRQVGSSTNRQTLTHRRKNSPGSNDKNGSNMNADPPPDVSRDYILFSPSHLAAAMKKAKLQQSLQDHSASVLTIPSGLDLTTLSDTLPPPGIALCAPAGQAEKLLLCSWGLPKPVLERYQKHGVTRMFEWQAQCLTVGQVLQGGNLVYSAPTSAGKTLVAELLMLKRVLETKRKALFILPFVSVAKEKMHYLQSVFEEAGVRVEGYMGSTSPAGGFAKLDVAVCTIEKANSLINRLIEEDNMGLLGMVVVDELHMVGDSGRGYLLELLLTKIRYISQKQNTTGSLFEGVQIIGMSATLPNLSLLASWLGAQLYQTDYRPVPLLEHFKVGCNIYDKSLSVVRQFTPLLHVKGDDDHIVSLCYETVREGRSVLLFCPSKNWCEKLADSIARAFYNIRNADCQGEAEPQAVRLDRDGLVDVVAQLRRTPAGLDPILHQTVPWGVAFHHAGLTFDERDVLEGAFRQCTVRVLAATSTLSSGVNLPARRVIIRTPTFNGHLLDPLTYKQMAGRAGRKGVDTIGESVLVCKEVERQKGISLLTGTLQPISSCLVRREGEGVTTSMLRAILEIIVGGVASTPQDVRSYALCSLLAASIKCGGKKESNEETNKGAIEASVDWLMENEFISIQKDGQEERYCPTQLGAATLSSSLSPPEALGIFADLQRAMKGFVLENDLHILYLITPLYAEWTTIDWYQFLCLWELLPSSMKRVAELVGIQEGFLARSVTGKLVAKTEKQRRQMAIHKRFFTTIVLQELVNEVPLGTVASKYNCNRGQLQSLQQSASTYAGMVTIFCKRLGWHNMELLLSQFQTRLSFGVQRELVDLVRVSLLNATRARALYAQGLCTVAELARATVADVEKALRNAIPFKSSKRAVDESEVEAAERRSLRCVWVTGSRALTEQEAAIEIVSEARLLLQEDLAHLGVQWDPTTLPPGAPAEYSPDDSDTSTASNLSSHEAQIDKKKNPQQGKKIEKSKSRDIERNVEENEEKNKRENGMSERKMEEDKETANGEQGSKLQDRVVGLNKKPEEHRQLNRTEPETKTINGVQVERSEGTKDXETNENILTANESEGQEERERQEHTRPKQGGGEQNKSEPKEGERSKEIVSIIPETRQANRPVPERSLTQELADIVSSPLPLPMPRPQPTPSPMPPPRFRAPVSRVEEQHIVPVRTSERDGATGLAASPVHPCRLKHSRALSKVLNSIQTEKNLQNNIAPVEISHSIPSAPAGQATTAVSTLDPLEKTPPGVFSPSDADMLDNPLILSPASVPLFSPEAKRRRMYRGEVDTFSSPELYAGDTRAEEGDVKRGEESFGDSFELDTQTERMIVQPACQQRDENDRGMSQTVETEKIEGVVNAAVKMDQDKNEGNLEAAEDTYPRFNVSITDSQMELILNSSNQVSIYSQLLFSHYKHTFKWLKKMXILFLQNSPGPGGDNEVMKASSESVNRSSSFLFDSLYDSSLLAGLDESDEEEPVGQEIIDPLPSIQERRRSELLANQQAENQEAVQWGESSFNLSEWGDSLLVGERFLERQSLLKHTERAQGATRQKAQQPNADNVQLSESQPKLSQIQPQPSTTTTTNQNEHDKENGSNNQGHKHTNQQHSYAQDDNKPGKRQETVNEKGDNGMHGKTQVKRVERNTVLLDNAVLKHPEVQNAPESSFYCSPGLQDIFDRWPSMSDQPWQNTTAGHLATHTIKHGANTAEVLQPPQTSIQVERKVVAHVVVAESDSWEEQPSRRDSENVTERPDSAGDLIPPTQETPPVTPRVKLTTSSVQSPLIAQPLKQSTPSIRLSRKQLITKCPTSGPGHSKNLSVADTKQPNSTSDRSQEHQRGKRTNTVTRSRSKTKLLVHSDQNLSPPGGHASSPPRLKLPSDAESPVTDDGFTLQLSQDTFLGSSNSGAFSIVDVASDRRLFNAFINEWKTKERYSLALAYEKRELSKQTEEEIGGKHKRASAANQKLHRDDGFPVKDSDGLVLIGLSVCWGARDAYYMSLQQEQSKGLSASLAPPPLDDDLPVSERLQQVKACLSRPPTAPTGGVVVTFDIIQVYKMLVMSCGISLEGNYEDPKVACWLLDPGSEERTLPNMVTVYCPEELPLLDGLGHPHAHCPRVRAATKSVLVHAVMNHLTDGLEKDGMLDLFRSIEMPSQVSLALLELNGVGFSVEECERQKHVMQAKLSALESQAYNLAGHSFSLTSIDDIAQVLFLELHLPPNGDVGGTKGKKTLGYTRRGCGRVRLGKQFSTTKDVLEKLRPLHPLPGVILEWRRITNALTKVVFPLQREKQYHTTLAMDRIYPIAQTHTATGRVSFTEPNIQNVPKDFEIFMPTVVGESPPSQDGRHLNTKTGKKRRSAVVSAAAGRAEQGLAFSVSMRHAFVPFSGGMILAADYSQLELRVLAHLSKDQRLLQVLNGGADVFRCIAAEWKSIDPESVNDNLRQQAKQICYGIIYGMGAKSLGEQMGVEENDAACYIESFKARYKGINAFLRETVKNCIKNGYVQTLMGRRRYLPAITDANTHSRGHAERQAVNTTVQGSAADIVKLATVNIQKQLRKTYPAAPLSHQHTHSASNNHRWRTSQLRGAYFVLQLHDELIYETTEEDLIQVAHIVKREMESAVKLYVKMKAKVKVGPSWGNLQDLDI